The Winogradskyella schleiferi genome has a window encoding:
- a CDS encoding phosphoenolpyruvate carboxylase, with protein MPTQPKLTRFNQNVMSKYQIYNSIFMTLPFDSITKTGALLPLFHETCQKGFANKENPTAIVESFFKKYQARRSPESQINLLFRFIQYIERQVVLFDAIEDAAFPIVNNMDGIGTLRSLKESTTAENKLDTLQKYLEEFKVRIVLTAHPTQFYPGSVLGIITDLTEAIRENDLLRINDLLAQLGKTPFYKQNKPSPFDEAVSLIWYLENVFYKSFGTIFDYIQQNIFDGKQIDNDIINIGFWPGGDRDGNPFVTPEITLKVAGRLRLSIIKNYYRNVRQLKRKLTFTGVEDRMMNLERELYNIITNEPSDLTLDYFISELKAVKQVIIDKHQSLYLDEINSLINKTHLFGFHFANLDIRQDSRKHNQFFNDMVDALIESGSAIFPKNYHDLSEKEQVQILSKVEGKVDLSLIKDDETLKALNTMIAIKTIQETNGEKAANRYIISNNQTTLNVMQLFAMLKLVAFQEDLTVDIGPLFETITDLENAPTVMEELYTNPEYAAHLKSRGNKQTIMLGFSDGTKDGGYLMANWAIFKAKEALTTVSRKYNVKVIFFDGRGGPPARGGGKTHNFYASLGPTIEDEEVQLTIQGQTISSNFGTLESSQYNLEQLISSGIGNSISDKNLTMSDENREVMTDLSKRSYKAYSDFKAHSKFIPYLEHMSTLKYYAKTNIGSRPSKRGKSEGLVFEDLRAIPFVGSWSQLKQNVPGFFGVGTALKHYEDSGEFEKVQNLFKTSDFFKTLIENSMMSLSKSFFDLTRYMAEDPEYGEFWTIIYNEYETSKRLILKLTGYKELMEEEPAGKASIAVRESIVLPLLTIQQYALKKIQELEKSGVKSNDAQMKIFESMVTRSLFGNINASRNSA; from the coding sequence ATGCCTACACAACCAAAGCTTACAAGATTCAATCAAAACGTAATGTCAAAATATCAGATATACAATAGTATATTTATGACTTTGCCGTTTGATAGCATCACGAAAACAGGAGCATTATTACCATTATTTCACGAGACTTGTCAAAAAGGATTTGCTAATAAAGAAAATCCCACGGCTATAGTGGAATCATTTTTTAAGAAATATCAAGCAAGACGCTCGCCTGAAAGTCAGATTAATTTGTTGTTTCGATTTATTCAATATATAGAAAGACAAGTAGTTTTGTTTGACGCTATTGAGGATGCAGCTTTTCCTATCGTAAATAATATGGATGGAATTGGGACGTTGCGAAGTCTGAAAGAATCCACAACGGCAGAAAACAAACTCGATACGCTACAGAAATATCTCGAAGAATTTAAAGTGCGAATCGTTTTGACGGCGCATCCAACACAATTTTATCCAGGTTCTGTACTAGGAATTATTACAGATTTAACCGAAGCCATTCGTGAAAATGATTTGTTGAGAATCAATGATTTATTAGCACAATTGGGAAAAACACCATTTTATAAACAAAATAAACCATCACCTTTTGATGAAGCCGTGAGTTTAATATGGTATCTGGAAAATGTGTTTTATAAATCATTTGGTACGATTTTCGATTATATACAGCAGAATATATTTGATGGTAAGCAAATTGATAACGATATCATAAATATTGGATTCTGGCCAGGTGGAGATAGAGATGGAAACCCATTTGTAACACCAGAAATTACCTTAAAAGTTGCTGGTAGATTGCGACTTTCAATTATTAAGAATTATTACAGAAATGTCAGACAATTAAAACGAAAGTTGACATTTACTGGAGTGGAGGACCGCATGATGAATTTGGAGCGTGAACTTTATAATATCATTACTAATGAACCTTCCGACTTAACGTTGGATTATTTTATATCTGAATTAAAAGCGGTAAAACAGGTTATTATTGATAAGCATCAGTCACTTTATTTGGATGAGATAAATAGTTTAATCAATAAAACACACCTATTTGGATTTCATTTTGCGAATTTAGATATTCGTCAAGATAGCAGAAAACACAACCAGTTTTTTAATGATATGGTAGACGCTTTAATTGAAAGTGGAAGCGCTATTTTTCCAAAGAATTATCACGATTTATCAGAAAAAGAACAAGTTCAGATTTTATCCAAGGTTGAAGGAAAGGTCGATTTGTCTTTAATTAAAGATGATGAAACTTTAAAGGCTTTAAATACAATGATAGCTATTAAAACCATTCAGGAAACTAATGGTGAAAAGGCAGCAAACCGTTATATTATAAGTAACAACCAAACCACGCTCAACGTCATGCAATTATTTGCCATGTTGAAGTTAGTGGCATTTCAAGAAGATTTAACCGTAGATATTGGGCCCCTTTTTGAAACGATAACGGATTTGGAAAATGCACCTACCGTGATGGAGGAATTATATACGAATCCAGAATACGCAGCACATTTAAAGTCAAGGGGAAATAAGCAGACGATAATGCTTGGTTTTAGTGATGGCACAAAAGATGGTGGGTATTTAATGGCTAATTGGGCGATATTTAAAGCAAAAGAAGCACTGACTACAGTATCTAGAAAATACAATGTAAAAGTGATTTTCTTCGATGGACGTGGCGGACCACCTGCACGTGGCGGTGGAAAAACCCATAATTTCTATGCCTCTTTAGGGCCAACGATAGAAGATGAGGAAGTGCAGTTGACCATACAGGGACAAACCATAAGTTCTAATTTCGGAACTTTAGAATCGTCCCAATATAATCTGGAACAGTTAATAAGTTCTGGAATTGGAAATAGTATAAGCGACAAAAATTTGACCATGTCGGATGAAAATAGGGAAGTAATGACAGATTTGTCTAAACGCAGTTACAAAGCCTATTCAGATTTCAAGGCACATTCAAAATTTATTCCCTATTTGGAACATATGAGTACCTTAAAGTATTATGCAAAAACCAATATTGGTAGTCGTCCATCTAAGCGAGGTAAATCTGAAGGTTTAGTTTTCGAAGATTTAAGAGCCATTCCATTTGTTGGGTCTTGGAGTCAGTTGAAACAAAACGTACCAGGTTTTTTCGGAGTGGGAACAGCCTTGAAACATTATGAAGATTCCGGCGAATTCGAAAAAGTGCAAAACTTATTTAAAACTTCAGACTTCTTTAAGACACTCATTGAAAATAGTATGATGTCCTTGTCCAAATCCTTCTTTGATTTAACAAGATATATGGCAGAAGATCCTGAGTATGGAGAATTTTGGACCATAATTTATAACGAATATGAAACTTCAAAGCGTTTAATATTAAAGTTAACAGGATATAAAGAATTAATGGAGGAAGAACCAGCAGGCAAAGCGTCCATTGCGGTTAGGGAATCCATTGTATTGCCATTGTTAACCATTCAGCAATATGCATTGAAGAAAATTCAAGAGCTTGAAAAATCTGGTGTCAAATCAAACGATGCCCAAATGAAGATTTTTGAAAGTATGGTAACCCGTTCATTGTTTGGTAATATCAATGCTAGTCGTAATTCGGCTTAA
- the leuB gene encoding 3-isopropylmalate dehydrogenase produces the protein MKLNIAVLPGDGIGPEVTCQAVKVLKAIASEFNHNFKFTNADVGAIAIDKHNDPLPEETLDLCRSTDAILFGSIGHPKYDNDPSAKIRPEQGLLKLRKELGLFANIRPVKAYEALLDKSPLKKHIIKGTDISIYRELTGGIYFGEKQLSDDGNVASDLCEYSREEIERISHLAFKAAQTRRRKVTLVDKANVLETSRLWRKVVTEIADNYKDVTLDFLFVDNAAMQMILNPKQFDVILTENLFGDIISDEASVIGGSIGLLASASVGDKYAMFEPIHGSFPQATGKGIANPVASILSAALLLDHFGLFAEADLVRQGVDKSLKLNISTPDINTKYDNITTGKVGEFIEDFINNPDDTNMNFTNIHLGQSTII, from the coding sequence ATGAAATTAAACATTGCAGTTTTGCCAGGTGATGGTATCGGTCCAGAGGTGACCTGCCAAGCCGTAAAAGTTCTAAAAGCGATTGCTTCAGAATTCAATCATAATTTTAAGTTTACCAATGCCGATGTTGGTGCTATAGCCATAGATAAGCACAATGATCCGTTGCCAGAGGAAACCTTAGATTTGTGTCGTTCTACGGATGCTATTTTATTTGGTTCTATTGGTCATCCAAAATATGATAACGATCCTTCTGCGAAAATACGACCAGAACAAGGATTGCTTAAGTTGAGAAAAGAATTAGGTCTTTTTGCTAATATTAGACCCGTAAAAGCTTATGAAGCGCTGTTGGATAAATCGCCATTAAAAAAGCATATTATTAAAGGCACAGATATTAGTATTTATCGCGAACTGACTGGTGGAATCTACTTCGGAGAAAAACAATTAAGTGACGATGGAAATGTGGCTTCAGATTTATGTGAATATTCACGTGAGGAGATTGAACGAATTTCACATTTAGCCTTTAAAGCGGCGCAAACCAGAAGACGCAAAGTAACTTTGGTTGACAAAGCCAATGTTTTGGAGACGTCGAGACTTTGGAGAAAAGTGGTAACTGAAATTGCAGATAACTATAAGGACGTAACATTAGATTTCTTATTTGTAGATAATGCGGCCATGCAAATGATATTAAACCCTAAACAGTTCGATGTGATTTTAACAGAGAATTTGTTTGGTGATATTATTAGCGATGAAGCTAGCGTTATTGGAGGTTCCATTGGTCTTTTGGCTTCGGCATCAGTTGGAGACAAATATGCGATGTTTGAACCTATTCATGGTTCATTTCCACAAGCTACAGGAAAAGGAATTGCTAATCCGGTAGCCTCTATATTATCTGCAGCGCTATTATTAGACCATTTTGGTTTATTTGCTGAAGCTGACTTGGTAAGACAAGGCGTTGATAAATCGTTAAAGCTGAATATTTCTACGCCAGATATAAATACAAAATACGATAACATCACTACAGGGAAAGTCGGCGAGTTTATTGAAGATTTTATCAATAATCCTGACGACACCAACATGAATTTCACTAATATCCATTTAGGACAATCAACAATCATATAA